Proteins co-encoded in one Papaver somniferum cultivar HN1 chromosome 5, ASM357369v1, whole genome shotgun sequence genomic window:
- the LOC113278232 gene encoding omega-hydroxypalmitate O-feruloyl transferase-like isoform X2, translating into MLNQKFKIVKQPTLVTPAKETPNGHYFLSNLDLIVPVTFSTVYYYKSAAPSFVESIKDSLANILVYYYPFAGRLIITEDGKLAINCTGEGAVFVEAEVDCCMDEIGDFESYNPKTLPKLVYDRSSDAKYLLEVPPLAVQVTRFKCGGFILGVSVNHCIVDGLSLVEFLNSWGELARGLPLTIPPFLDRTLLKARKPTKVEFTHNEYTEIEDISKNTTNLVHEEDLVFKSFAFDSMKLKQLKTKAMEDGVLQTCSTFEALTAFIWRARSRALKLHPDQITKLYFAVDGRDRFYPPLPKGYFGNGAMFMSTLCSLSELLGNLMSYTVQLIRNSIKSVTDSCIRSSIDCYEETRTRASLSATFLVSTWSKLSFHTTDFGCGVPVSPGPVPFSDLDLFLPYGDDRKGINVFIGLPSSAMMIFEKLMEINIQSTD; encoded by the exons ATGCTCAACCAGAAATTCAAG ATCGTAAAGCAACCAACTTTAGTTACTCCTGCAAAAGAAACCCCAAATGGCCACTATTTCCTCAGTAATCTCGACCTGATTGTTCCGGTGACATTCTCGACTGTGTACTACTATAAGTCAGCGGCACCTTCATTTGTTGAAAGCATCAAGGATTCCTTGGCGAATATCCTTGTTTACTATTATCCATTTGCTGGTCGTTTAATAATTACTGAAGATGGGAAGCTGGCAATCAATTGCACTGGCGAAGGTGCTGTTTTTGTTGAAGCTGAGGTTGATTGTTGTATGGATGAGATTGGAGATTTTGAATCTTATAATCCTAAAACTCTTCCTAAGCTTGTTTATGACAGGAGTAGTGATGCAAAATATTTACTCGAAGTTCCACCACTCGCGGTTCAG GTAACCAGATTCAAGTGCGGAGGATTTATACTGGGCGTAAGTGTGAACCACTGTATTGTTGATGGACTTTCTCTCGTGGAGTTTTTGAACTCATGGGGTGAGCTTGCAAGAGGCTTGCCGTTAACCATACCCCCGTTCTTAGACAGAACTTTACTCAAAGCAAGAAAGCCAACTAAGGTAGAGTTCACTCATAACGAGTACACAGAGATTGAAGACATATCGAAAAACACTACTAATCTTGTCCATGAAGAAGATCTCGTCTTCAAGTCTTTTGCTTTCGACTCAATGAAGCTAAAACAACTCAAAACAAAAGCAATGGAAGATGGGGTTCTTCAAACATGTTCTACTTTCGAAGCACTGACTGCTTTTATTTGGAGAGCTAGAAGTCGAGCGTTAAAACTCCATCCAGATCAAATAACAAAGCTATACTTTGCTGTTGATGGTAGGGATAGATTTTATCCTCCATTACCTAAAGGGTATTTTGGCAATGGTGCAATGTTCATGAGTACTCTGTGCTCATTAAGTGAGTTGCTAGGGAACCTGATGTCATATACAGTTCAACTCATTCGAAACTCGATTAAGTCAGTTACAGATAGTTGCATAAGATCCTCAATAGATTGCTATGAAGAAACAAGAACTAGAGCTTCTCTATCTGCCACATTCTTGGTAAGTACTTGGTCTAAGCTATCTTTTCACACTACTGATTTCGGGTGTGGAGTACCAGTTTCACCTGGACCAGTTCCTTTTTCGGATCTCGATTTATTCCTACCCTATGGAGACGATCGAAAAGGTATAAATGTATTCATCGGCTTGCCTTCTTCTGCTATGATGATATTTGAAAAACTTATGGAGATAAACATTCAGTCCACTGATTGA
- the LOC113278232 gene encoding omega-hydroxypalmitate O-feruloyl transferase-like isoform X1 — MGSYSSNHLLNNLKIVKQPTLVTPAKETPNGHYFLSNLDLIVPVTFSTVYYYKSAAPSFVESIKDSLANILVYYYPFAGRLIITEDGKLAINCTGEGAVFVEAEVDCCMDEIGDFESYNPKTLPKLVYDRSSDAKYLLEVPPLAVQVTRFKCGGFILGVSVNHCIVDGLSLVEFLNSWGELARGLPLTIPPFLDRTLLKARKPTKVEFTHNEYTEIEDISKNTTNLVHEEDLVFKSFAFDSMKLKQLKTKAMEDGVLQTCSTFEALTAFIWRARSRALKLHPDQITKLYFAVDGRDRFYPPLPKGYFGNGAMFMSTLCSLSELLGNLMSYTVQLIRNSIKSVTDSCIRSSIDCYEETRTRASLSATFLVSTWSKLSFHTTDFGCGVPVSPGPVPFSDLDLFLPYGDDRKGINVFIGLPSSAMMIFEKLMEINIQSTD, encoded by the exons ATGGGGAGCTATTCATCTAACCATCTTCTTAACAACTTGAAGATCGTAAAGCAACCAACTTTAGTTACTCCTGCAAAAGAAACCCCAAATGGCCACTATTTCCTCAGTAATCTCGACCTGATTGTTCCGGTGACATTCTCGACTGTGTACTACTATAAGTCAGCGGCACCTTCATTTGTTGAAAGCATCAAGGATTCCTTGGCGAATATCCTTGTTTACTATTATCCATTTGCTGGTCGTTTAATAATTACTGAAGATGGGAAGCTGGCAATCAATTGCACTGGCGAAGGTGCTGTTTTTGTTGAAGCTGAGGTTGATTGTTGTATGGATGAGATTGGAGATTTTGAATCTTATAATCCTAAAACTCTTCCTAAGCTTGTTTATGACAGGAGTAGTGATGCAAAATATTTACTCGAAGTTCCACCACTCGCGGTTCAG GTAACCAGATTCAAGTGCGGAGGATTTATACTGGGCGTAAGTGTGAACCACTGTATTGTTGATGGACTTTCTCTCGTGGAGTTTTTGAACTCATGGGGTGAGCTTGCAAGAGGCTTGCCGTTAACCATACCCCCGTTCTTAGACAGAACTTTACTCAAAGCAAGAAAGCCAACTAAGGTAGAGTTCACTCATAACGAGTACACAGAGATTGAAGACATATCGAAAAACACTACTAATCTTGTCCATGAAGAAGATCTCGTCTTCAAGTCTTTTGCTTTCGACTCAATGAAGCTAAAACAACTCAAAACAAAAGCAATGGAAGATGGGGTTCTTCAAACATGTTCTACTTTCGAAGCACTGACTGCTTTTATTTGGAGAGCTAGAAGTCGAGCGTTAAAACTCCATCCAGATCAAATAACAAAGCTATACTTTGCTGTTGATGGTAGGGATAGATTTTATCCTCCATTACCTAAAGGGTATTTTGGCAATGGTGCAATGTTCATGAGTACTCTGTGCTCATTAAGTGAGTTGCTAGGGAACCTGATGTCATATACAGTTCAACTCATTCGAAACTCGATTAAGTCAGTTACAGATAGTTGCATAAGATCCTCAATAGATTGCTATGAAGAAACAAGAACTAGAGCTTCTCTATCTGCCACATTCTTGGTAAGTACTTGGTCTAAGCTATCTTTTCACACTACTGATTTCGGGTGTGGAGTACCAGTTTCACCTGGACCAGTTCCTTTTTCGGATCTCGATTTATTCCTACCCTATGGAGACGATCGAAAAGGTATAAATGTATTCATCGGCTTGCCTTCTTCTGCTATGATGATATTTGAAAAACTTATGGAGATAAACATTCAGTCCACTGATTGA